The window AAAGTATGATCTCGAATTTTCTCACCGGAATCTGGAAACGAGGAGGACTTGCAGGAGCAGCACCGGCAGATGCCTTTAGTGTCCATGTTGGTCTGGGGGACACCATGACTCCTGAGGACATCCTGGAAGGTATCATGCGAATCACAGTACTGGTTGCTCTGATCAGACCCGCTGAATTTATCGAGATAACTTTCCAGCAGCAAATGCAAAAATCCTGATAAACACGTACCCAACAAGAAACAGGGCATTATCTGAATTAATTATTTTTTTCGACTGACTCCGGGGAAATTGAGTCTTGAAGAATACTATCTAAGGAGAGCATTATGGCTGAAGACGGATCTGCACAATCAACAGACGCCAAAACCGGATGGCCTTTACCGAAGTTTCATTTTCAGGTCAAATGGGATGATAAGGAGATGTCCTTTCAGGAAGTTTCCGGCCTTGATGTTGAAGCCCAGCCCATTGAATATCGTGCTGGCGACAACCCGGTCTTCTCAACTCTGAAAATGCCAGGCCTGAAGAAATACGGCAATATCACCATGAAAAAAGGTATCTTTAAATCCGACAATAAATTCTGGGACTGGTTCAATGAGATAAAAATGAACGTCATAAAAAGAGTCCCTGTAACAATCAGCCTACTGGATGAAGAAGGCAGCCCAACGATGGTCTGGACCCTAACCAATGCCTGGCCAACCAAGATTACAGGGACTGATTTAAAGTCTGACGGCAATGAGGTAGCTGTTGAAAGCATTGAAATAGCCCATGAAGGGCTGACTATTGCAAATGGGTAAGACCTTGGAGACGAGACCGGGCTGCTGCAGCTGTCCGGTCTGCTCGTTGATTTGAGAGGAAGTAATGACGGATAACAAAGAATATCCACCGGTCGCCTTTTATTTTTCAGTTTATATCAATGGGATCGGGCGAGATGCCGGTGATAACTCTTTCCAGGAAGTTTCCGGGCTTAATACCGAGCTTGAAACCGAAGATATTGAGGAGGGAGGTGAAAATCGTTTTGTTCACCATCTGCCTAAAAAGATTAAGCATCCTAAACTGGTCCTTAAGAGAGGGATTGCAGAAAAAAAGTCTCCTTTGGTTTCCTGGTGTACAGAGGTTTTGGAGTCTGATTTTAATACCTCTTTTTCTACCAAGGAAATACGAGTTTACTTGCTTGGCAGAAATGCCGGAAAAGAGGCTCTGCGCGGCTGGTCAGTAGATAACGCCTTCCCTGTGAGTTGGGAAATAGAGCCTTTCAACTCTACCAAGAATGAAGTCGCAATTGAAAAAATAGAGCTCATTTATAATACATTGAAAAGAACAGTGTAGCGATATGGCGATAGAAATCAAAAAACTCATCATTAAAACCGTGATTGAACCCAAGAACACGGTCCCGGCTCAACAGGGCAGCCCGGAGGATTTTGCCCGAATGAAGGCCCGGCTGCTCAAGGAATGCCATCAGATGATACAGGATAGCCTGCGCTGGGAAAAGGAGCGATAGTTATGGGTAAATTAGAAAAGATGACCATAACAGCCTGCACAGTGAAATGTAACGGCGATATCAAGGCGGATGGCAAGAAGATGAAAGTATTGATCAATCCTTCCTCACTTAAGCACGAACACTCCATTAGTTATAACACCAAAGTACCTTGGGGAAGTATTGCTGAAGATCTGAGGTTCGATAAGGTCAATGCGGAAAAAGTCTCCTTTGATTTAGTCATTGATGGTACCGGAGTTATTCCAGGCAGTTCTGGAAAGGTCAAGGACTCAATCGATACGCTAAAAAAAATAGTGTACCAATATAATGGCAGCGCGCACCAGCCCAGCCCAGTCTGTTTGACTTGGGGGTCTTTTATTTTTTGGGGGCGCCTGACATCTCTTTCTCTGGAGCATACGCTGTTCAAGCCCAGTGGAGAGCCGTTGCGGGCCAAGGCCAATCTTGCCTTGAGCGGCTACATGACCAAGGAAGAAGAAGCCCTACGAAAAAATAATTCTTCCCCTGATCTTACACATACCATTGAGGTGAAGGCTGGCGACACATTGCCATTGCTCTGTTACAAGGTGTATAGCGATGCTTCCTATTATCCAGAAGTAGCACGGGTCAATGGACTGAACACCCTTCAATACCTTCGACCAGGACTTAAATTGAAATTTCCTCCCTTACAATAAAACAATAAAACAATAAAAATGCCTGCATCTCCCAGTGGTAAAGTCCGCATCGCGGTGTATAGCGGTGACAAAAAATTGAAAGACAGTGTCGAGCTTTCTTCCATAGAAATTCGTAAAGAAATTAACAAGATTTCAAGTGCACATCTGGTTATTCTCGACCATTGTGTACAGGAACAGGATTTTCCGGTCAGCAACAGCGATTTTTTTAAGCCGGGTAAGGAAATTAAAATAGAGCTGGGCTATTGTGATACTCTTGAGACGGTTTTTAAAGGTATTGTCACCCGGCATGCGGTAAAGGCCGATGAAGATACTTCAGAACTAAAAATTGACTGTCGCGACAAGGCAATATCCATGACCGCTGTTCGAAAAAATGCTAATTATACTGAAAAGAAAGACAGCGATATTATTTCAAGCCTGATAAACGACGCCGGACTTACGCCGGACGTGGAAGACAGTGCAGTCTCCCATCCTGCTTTAGTGCAATACGATGCCACTGATTGGGATTTTATGCTTACCCGTGCAGAATCAGCCGGGATGTTGGTCACGGTTGATGACGCCAAGGTCACGGTGAAAGCGCCGAATATGGATGCCTCTCCAAAGCTGAAGGTAGTGAACGGAGATGATCTGATCAATTTCCAGGCTGAAATGGACGCTGAAAGTCAGCTGGCTTCCTTTATTATTACCTCTTGGGATCCAAAGACCCAAAAAATTATTGAACAAAAAGTTGGCGGAAAGGAATTTAATCAACAGGGGGACTTAAACTCATCAGCATTATCAAAAGCAATAGCATCGCCTGTTTTTATCCAGACCTGCGGTGCCCCTTACCCCCCTGAAGCACTAAAGAAACTGATTGAATCCAAGAGATTAAGAACTGGCCTTGCTCGGATTCGTGGACGTATGACTTTTCAGGGAAATGCTCAGGCCCACCCTGGAGGGTTGATCGAAGTGGCAGGAACCGGTGATCATTTTAACGGCAAAGTCTTTGTGGGCGGGGTGCATCATACGGTTAAAAACGGCAACTGGATCACAGAAACAAAATTAGGTATTTCGCCGGAGCCGTTTTCCGCGCGACCCGACCTTACCTCACCGAGGGCCGGAGGAATTCTGCCCGGCATCAGCGGTTTGCAAATTGGGGTGGTGGTGAAACTGGACGGCGATCCCTTAAAACTCCATCGGATCCAGGTCAAGGTACCCGTGCTTCAGGCAGAAACCGAGGGCATCTGGGCACGACTGGCCTCCTGTTATGCCTCGAACAGCTTTGGCAGTTTTGTCCTGCCGGAGGTGGATGACGAGGTGGTGCTGGGTTATTTCAACAACGACCCCTCACACCCCGTCATCATTGGCAGTCTCTATAACGGCCAGCACCCCCCACCGTACAAGATAGAAAAGAAAAATAATATCAAAGCATTTGTCAGCAGAGAGAAGCTGACCGTGGAACTGGATGAAGAGAAAAAGGTGATCACCGTGAAAACGCCCGGTAAAAACACCATCGTCATCAGTGATGAGGATAAGGGTATCCTACTGAAAGACCAAAATGATAATACGATCAAACTCAACGACTCCGGCATCAGTATCGAAAGCCCCAAGGATATTAAAATTACCGCCAAGGGAAAGATCGATATCAAATCCACCGGAGCCCTTTCCTTGACATCCTCAGCTGATCTCAAGGGAGAAGGTATGAATGTCTCTTTAAAAGGGAAGACCAGTCTCACTGCAGATGGAGGACCGAATGCAACGCTTAAGGCTTCGGCAATGACGACCATAAAAGGTGGAATCGTGAAGATAAACTGATGTCACGATCGACTTAATACTCATCTCAAGACAAGGAAAATCCATGCCACCAGCTGCCCGACTCACCGATATGCATACCTGTCCCATGCAAACCCCAGCCACCCCTCCAATTCCTCATGTAGGAGGCCCGGTGATTGGACCAGGCGTTCCCACGGTCCTTATCGCGAATATGCCAGCTGCCGTGGTGGGAGACAGCTGTATTTGCGTTGGTCCCCCCGACACCATTGCCAAAGGCTCAGCCACGGTCCAGATTGGAGGTAAACCCGCAGCCCGCATGGGCGATACCACTGCCCACGGCGGCAGTATAGTCCTGGGGTGTCCTACTGTGCTCATTGGAGGCTGACATGAAGGAAGACAGCTCGTTCCTCGGGAGGGGCTGGAGTTTCCCTCCCCGCTTTAATCCGGCTGATCGGGGCGTGGAAACCGTTGCGGAAGAAGAGGATATCCGGGAAAGCCTGCGGATTCTTTTTTCCACAGCCCCTGGCGAACGGATCATGCATCCCAGCTACGGGTGTGGCCTGAAACGGATGGTCTTTGAATCAATTACAGAGACCGTGCAAACCGAGATTAAAGACCTGATCGAGCGAGCTATCCTTTTTTTTGAACCCCGAATTACGCTGGAACAAGTTGAGCTGGATGCCACAGAGATCTTTGAGGGCAAACTCCTGATCCTCCTTGAGTACACCATTCGCACTATCAATGTCCGCAGTAATATGGTCTATCCTTTTTATTTCCAGGAAGGAACCCTGCTGAATCCATGACCAATCCCTTGAAGAAAAACAACAAACCCATCTTTGCCGGCGATACGCTCTACGGATTACCTATTTCCTCTGGAACCCATCAGCAGGATCGTCTTCCACCTCCCTTGCAGCCAGATTGGTTCAATATTGAAGAACGTTCTCCTGCCTCCTTACTGAGCATGAGCCGACAGTATGCGGCAAAGCTTTGTTATTTTTCACGCCAGAATCAGCACCGAGGAGATTGGGAGAGCCTGTTCCACCATGATGAAGCGGCAATCATGGCAGAGATGCTCAGTTCGGATTTCCTTGTGGATGAAGAGGAATTTCTCCGTCATCTTAAGGAAAACAAGACCTCCGCAGCTGAAGCGGTGTTAAAGATTGCCCATAAGCTTGATCAATGGCTGGGCAGGTTACGAAGAAGAGAGAACCCAGCCCTGGGACCAGTCCTTGAACTGCTTGAGGTAAAGGCCAATCAGCTGTCACCATTACTGGATCAGCTTATTGTCCTTGCTCGTGGAAAAAGCAGCGACGAACATTTTTCCCACTTGCGTAAAACGAATGGAACAAATCAACCTCCTTTTTCTGAGGCTTCCCTTTCCCTGGCCTACCAAGACAGTAAAGAGCTGTTACGGGCCACCCATACCGCTTTTCATCAGGCGCTCCTTGCTCTTCAGGAGATGGTTCCGCTTTTTTGGCAAGAGACCTTGGAGAGCGGGAACCATGAACCGGCAATAGGGCTCTTTATTGCCTTTGTCCAACTCTATTGTAAGGCAATAGGGCACGGACGAAGTTTTCCAGAGCGACATCTGGATTTTTACTACCAGCAGGTCCTGCAAACCAGGCCCCGGCAGCCTACTCCTGATGCTGTCCATTTGGTTCTGCGTACCCTTCCCGGTGGAGAGGCTGTGATTCAACAGGGTGATCGCTTTTCAGCAGGGATAACAGAGGAGGCTGGTGAAGAAAAAATCTATCGTGCCGATTATGGACTCCGGGTCACTGACACCAAGGTCGAGCGTCTCCAGACCCTTTCCTTTCATCGCGATAAACTCATCTCCCCGGCCTGGGAAATGGGCTGTTTCACCCATTGCTGGACCAATGAACTTTCTGTTGCTGCGGAACCAGCGCCTGGCACAGAGCCTTCCGGCCTCCCCTTATTTGGCGATTCCCAACACCTTGTCCGTCGTTATGGGGCCAAAGAGGCCCAGCACGGTCTTGTCCTGGCAGCACCTGAGCTTCTCCTCAGCCAGGGGAAACGGGAGATCGAACTGACCCTCTGTTATACAGCTGCTGAAGAGGGAAGAGATACCCTTCTGGAAAAGATGGGGCAGGCTACTGGCCAGGAGGAATTTTTCCTGTCTTTTGGTCAATTCCTGGCTTTCTATCTGAGCCCTATTGATCAACAAATCCCTGACGCCTATAAAAAACGAATCGAACAGGCTGCACAGCGCGCTGAAATTTCTCAGGCATCCTACAAAGTGATCCAGCAGCTCCTCAAAGAGAGTGATCAGGGCAACCTGCTCTTTTATCGTTTTCTCACCAATGTTTTTTATATCGATCTGAGTGGCGAGGATGGGTGGCTTCCCGTGGGGCGGTATGTAATTTTTCCTGTAGATTCATCAGAACCCGGCTGTACCGGTGGGCTCCGTCTCAGCTTTACTCTGGACCGCGACGCCCAACCCGTGGTCGGCTATCAAGCTGATCTGCATGGTCAGGGCTTTGAAACCACCCTGCCACTCCTTCGCCTTCGTCTCAATCATCAGGCCCATCTTTTTACCTATTCCATTTTCTCTTCCTGGATCATCGGTAAAGTTATATTGGAGACCAAGGCAGAACGAGTTGGCGACCTTCAGGTTGCAAACCAACATGGCTTATTGGACCCAAATCAACCTTTTCAGCCTTTCGGCCCCATACCCACCCGGCAATCCTATATGATTATCGGGAGCTATGAGGCTGCCTGCAAGCATTTGACAGAGCTTCGTTTCACCTTTGATTGGGGTGAGCTTCCTGAAGAGGATGAAGGTTTTTCCGGTTACTACGACGGCTATACCTCATTGGATAATGCCTCGTTTCAGGCTGATTTTTCTCTCCTGCGTGGTGGTCATTGGGTACCTGATACCCGGGCCCAACGTCAGACAATGCCTTTATTTTCCTGGCAGCCCTATAGTTCAGAACCGAATCAGGGGAAATTGAATGATCAGCATGAGCTGGTTATTAATGATCTAAAAAAATTTTCCCCTCTTCATCCTGCAACAGAGCCAGAAGATTTTTCCTACGGCCCAGGTCAGGGCGATGGCTTTTTCCGCTGGCAGATCTCCGGCGCCACTTTTGGTCAGAAGGAATATCCTGAGCTGCTGACCAGGGTGATGACCCGCAATGCCCACTTGAAAAAAAAGCAGCTTCCACTTCCCAAGGCCCCCTATACTCCGCTGATCAATCAACTGACCTTGGGCTATACAGCTCGTTGTGTGCTTGATCTCAGCACAGCCCCCCAAGGAACGAGCCAGCTCTATCACCTTTCCCCCTTTGGTCTGAAGATTATATACCCCGAAGAGGTGCGCAAGCCCCATCCTTTGATTCCGAAAACAGATAATGCCGGTAATCTCTATATCGGTTTGAGCGGTCTGGAAACAATGGGACAGCTGACCCTCTATTTTGTTCTGGCCCCGGACAGTGATCGCAGTGCTGCTGATGAACAACCCGCCCTGTCCTGGTCCTATGCCACAGCGCAGCAATGGCGGCCCTTTCCCGAGGCCAACCTTCAGGGTGACAGTACAAATGCCTTTCTCCACTCCGGCATTATCACCCTGGATATTCCCCGTGATATCAGCAACGAGAACAAAGAGATGGGCAAGGGCTTATACTGGCTTCGGGTTTCCACAGCCAATGATCCCCGGATGTTCTCTTCCTTACGGGGCGTGTATAGTCAGGCTCTGCGGGCAACCGCACTCCCGAAGGATACCAAAGAGGTGACCACAGCACCTCTGCCCCCCAAATCAGTGACCTCACCGCTTTCCAGCATCGTTGGTCTGACAGAAGTCCTCCAGCCGGAGGCCTCCTTTAACGGAGGAAGAAAAGAAGACCGGGAGGCTGTAATCACGCGGCTCCATGAGCGCCTTCGCCATAAGGACCGGGCCGTGACGCCCTGGGATTATGAACGCCTTGTTTTGGAACATTTCCCTGATATTGGCCGGGTGAAATGCTTTCCCCATTTACGGACCCGCCCGAAACCTGAGCGCTGCCCTGGCGGAGTCCTGGTGGTGGTGGTCCCAGGTGCGGAACATCAGCAAGCGGGTGAGAGCTTTCCCCGGATTAATGCGGCCCGCCTGGTTCAGATCAGGGATTTCCTCCGGGATAGGGCCTCGGGTTTTGCCCGGATTGAAGTCCGCAACCCGGAATATGAGCAGATTCAGGTGCGTTGTGCTGCCCATTTTATTGATAACTTCAGCACGGGTCAGCGCATTCAACAGTTGAACCAGGCAATCCGGGACTATATTTCCCCCTGGAGTACCACGGGCTATCAGGCCCGCTTTGGCTGGAACCTGCGCCTGGATGATATCCTGGCCTATCTTTCCGGGCAGGAAGGGGTCAATTACATCACTGACCTGTCCGTTCTCCATATTACCAAGGATGCCTCCAATGCCTATTATTTAGAGGATTCAGTCCGTGATAAGGACAAGGACAAAGAAGAGGATCGTATCCGCCCCCGCTACCCCTGGAGCCTGGCCGTGCCCATGCCCAGGCATTTTATCCGCTCCCTGGACACGGCAGAGACAGTGGAGGCTGAGGCAACCGGGGTGGATGAATTGCGGATTGGAGCGACCTTTATAATTAATGAGTGATAAAAAGTGAGAAAAAGAGAAAAAGGGGACAGATTTATTTTTTCATATTTACAATGATATTAATCATTTAAATTGGAGACAGAAAAAATAAATCTGTCCCCTTTTTCCTATGAGAGAATCAAATGATACCGACAATAAAAAATAAATCTGTCCCCTTTTTTGAAATACAATGGTTAGAAAAGGTGGCGGCCCAAGTCATTTGCACCCACTTTAAACAAGAAGGCCACGAGAACCATTGGTGGCAGATCCCCATGCCGGAGCTGGCCGAGAGCGACTCTGTGTATGCAGGCATTGTCCGGGAATGGCAGTTGGGCCAATTTGAACGGGTGCTGCTGGCCCTGGCCATGGCACCCCATCTGCAACCGGAGGCCTTGGATATTTTCTATGGGATCAACCTCAAGACTGACCGCATTTTCAGCGAATTCGGCGGAATCACCGATAAGGGCTTTAATGGTTTCTTGCCCACCGGCCAGACCCTGCTCTTTCTCCTGTCAGCCAATGAACCGGAGTGGCGACTGCGGGCCATGGAGCTGTTCAATCCCAGGCATCGCTTGATGGCTGAGCAGGTGATCAGCCTGGAAAGCATTGATCCCAACCTGCCCCGGCTCAGCGGCCTCCTCAAACTCTCTGAGCAATGGCTCCATTATTTCCTCACTGGGGAAGAGGTGAAACCGGAATTATCCACCTCCTTTCCAGCCCATGCCCTGACCACGCCCTTGACCTGGTCGGATCTGGTGCTGGACTACCCGGTTATGATGCAGGTGGAAGAAATTCGGGCCTGGTTGGCCCACGGTCCGACCCTGATGGAGGATTGGGGGCTGGCCCGGAAGGTCAAACCCGGCTATCGGGCTGCCTTTTATGGCCCTCCCGGCACCGGCAAGACCTTAACCGCTGCCCTGTTGGCCCAATCAACAGGCAGGGAGGTTTACCGGGTGGACTTGTCCATGATTGTGTCCAAATATATTGGCGAGACCGAAAAAAATCTCTCCCGTGTCTTTGATGCAGCGGCCTATAAGGATTGGATTTTGTTTTTTGATGAGGCAGATGCCCTGTTTGGCAAGCGGACCGTGGCATCCACGGCCAATGATCGCCATGCCAACCAGCAGACCGGCTATTTGCTGCAAAAAATTGAAGATTTTCCCGGCACCGTGATCCTGGCCACCAATTTAAAGGCCAATATGGATGAGGCCTTTGCCCGTCGATTCCAGGCCATGATTCATTTTTCTATGCCCTCTGCTGACCTGCGCTTGCAACTCTGGCAAAATGCCTTTCGTGATACCTGTGCGTTGGGAGAGGATATCGACTTGGTGCAGGTGGCTGAGGATTATGAGTTGTCTGGTGGGGCAATTATTAATGTGCTGCGGAACTGTGCGTTAACGGCAATCAGTCAGGAGCGGAGACATGTGACCAAGCAGGAGTTATTGACAGCGATTCGGGCAGAACAGCGGAAAGAGGGTAAGACCATATAAAGTACCGGGAAAGGAGGAGGGAGAGAGATGAGTGAGTATAAGGAGAAAGATCAGAAGAGCGGGATGGTTACGGGATTAACAGGAGTCGCGCAGCGGAAAAAGCGTGGGAGAGCAAGGGGCTTTGCTTTTGAGGATAACCGCCCCGAGACTGCGCAATTGCGTGGTGCGTTTCCACTGAATCCAAGTAATGAGGCAGGGCGACCGGTGTTACAGGCGAAGGGGTTTAATGAAGAGAAGCAGTTGAAGTCCCCGGAGCCTGTGCAGAAGCAGGAGAATAAGACAGGATTGCCGGATGATCTGAAGGCGGGGGTGGAAAACCTTTCCGGGTTGGCAATGGATGATGTGCGGGTGTCGTATAATTCTGAAAAGCCAGCGCAGCTGAACGCTCATGCGTATACTCAGGGGACGGAGATTCATGTGGCGCCGGGGCAGGAGAAGCATCTGCCGCATGAGGCGTGGCATGTGGTGCAGCAGAAGGAGGGGAGGGTGAGGCCTACTGTGCAGATGAAAGCTGGGGTGGCGGTGAATGATGATGTGGGGTTGGAGAGGGAGGCTGATGTGATGGGGGCGAGTGCGTTACGATACAACGAGCCGCATCATGAGGTAGCCGTCGCCTATGGTGAGCGGCGAGTCCCAAGGCGGCACACCACCCAATTGAAAAAGATGAAATACAATAGGGATTCATTAAGATTCGCGACGCAGGCGGAAGGAAGACTCCCGTCCCTATATTTTGAATCGGGAGAGAAAATTCGAAGGTTAAGGCAGCAACACAAGGGGGGGCCGCTGATCGACCGCAAGTCGCACGGAACTAAACATTATTTTTTTTCAACCGAGAGGGAATATATGGAGTTTTATATGGCAGCGAAAGAAGGAAGGAGAATAGACAATTCGTCAGCCAAAACGGATCCATTCACAGGAGCGTGGCACATAGAGTATAATCCAACCACCAAAACGCCCCCCCACAGATCTGGTGGAAGGGTTATAGAGTTAGAAGATTTAAAAACCTATTATACAGATGAGGATCTGAGACACATGGCCAAGGGAATTAAGGACTGGGAGAAGGGAAAGATAAGGGAAAACAAAATGGACAAGAAAGGCCTAAGGATGAGACAAAGGGGTGGGGAGTTTGAAGAAGAGAAGGCCCATTGGGGATCGAAGGGGATTGACGAGGGAAGCGAGGCGGCCCCGGGTGCCCGATTGCTACTTCGATCTTATTTAAGGGGGAGGCTCACCGGCCGTGACGTAGGTGCCGCGAATTCATATCGCGCTTTATTACAGGCGAGGGCTACCGGCGTCTGGGATATCAAGATGCGGCATCTATACCAATTAGTGACCGATGGCGTGGAAGATTACATGAAGATGAGTAAGAGGTCGGCCAATATGAGAAAGTATTTTAAAAAGACCCGACAGATGATTCTTGGAGAGTTGAAAATTGATATTTTTAGTAAAGAATGGGATCCAGCATTATTCACAATTTAGGAATCAATGGGGTTAAATCAATGGGGTCAGACTCGATTGATCTTTCAATCCCCTCCTGTCAGCCACTCTCCCAACACCCTCAGGCGCCTTGCTCATAAAGCTCAGGAAAGCAACCAACCCAGCCCTTCCTCGGAAGGGCTGCCACACACCTATTCAATTGTCCACAACAAATACCCCAAACCCCATAAAACCGCAACCACTAAACAGGGGACAGACCCCGATTGATCCCTCCACCCCCCCAATCCCCCCACCCCTTTTCGCTGGAATTGACAAGACGTACCAAGTTTGGTACATTATTCGTATGAGTATTCCTACGAAAGCATTGTCGGCTATTTTTTACAAGCAGTTAACTGGTGCTGAACCTGTTCGTGAATGGTTGCTTTCTCTCACGCTAGAAGAGAGGAAGGCTATTGGTGGAGATATAATGTCGGTAGAATATGGGTGGCCAATTGGAATGCCGACAGTTAAGAGTCTTGGTAAAGGTCTGTGGGAGGTTAGATCCACATTGCCTACGAAAATTGCTCGCGTTTTCTTTTGTATTAAAGGGAGTGAAATGATTTTGCTTCATGGGATAATAAAGAAAAGTCAAAAGGCGCCGAAGAAAGAACTAGATTTAGCGATTAAGCGGATGAAAGCAATAGGGAGTAAATAATGAAAAAAACGAATAAACATTATGGAACTTCATTTGATAACTTTTTAGAAGAAGAAGGAATCTTTCATGAAGTTGAAGCAATAGCGATCAAGAAATATTTTGCAGCTATGGTTGAGAAAAAAATGGTTGAAGATTCGATTACTA is drawn from Candidatus Electrothrix aestuarii and contains these coding sequences:
- a CDS encoding type II toxin-antitoxin system RelE/ParE family toxin yields the protein MSIPTKALSAIFYKQLTGAEPVREWLLSLTLEERKAIGGDIMSVEYGWPIGMPTVKSLGKGLWEVRSTLPTKIARVFFCIKGSEMILLHGIIKKSQKAPKKELDLAIKRMKAIGSK
- a CDS encoding Fis family transcriptional regulator, giving the protein MKKTNKHYGTSFDNFLEEEGIFHEVEAIAIKKYFAAMVEKKMVEDSITKSKLAELMHTSRSAVNRLLDPNNDSITLKTMENAAKVIGKKIRLELI